The Micromonospora sp. NBC_00421 genome contains a region encoding:
- the katG gene encoding catalase/peroxidase HPI has product MSDTQDNAAASAQGVDQKAAAGCPVAHDSVTAQGSESENPAIDSPKPKTGGRPRTNRDWWPNQLDLSVLHAHSAKGNPLGEDFSYAKEFAKLDVEALKRDITTVLTTSQDWWPADFGHYGGLMIRMSWHAAGTYRIEDGRGGAGDGGQRFAPLNSWPDNANLDKARRLLWPVKQKYGQQISWADLLVLAGNVALESMGFKTFGFGFGRQDVWEPEEIFWGPEDTWLGDERYASESEMSAGVGATEMGLIYVNPEGPRGNADPLAAAHFIRETFRRMAMNDEETVALIAGGHTFGKTHGAGIADDHVGPEPEGAPLEAQGLGWLSTHGSGKGGDTITSGLEVTWTDRPTQWSNRFFEILFGYEWELTTSPGGAKQWVAKDAEAIIPDAHDPAKKHKPTMLTTDLSLRVDPAYEKISRRFLEHPDEFALAFAKAWYKLLHRDMGPVSRFLGPWVAEPQLWQDPVPAVDHELVSDADVAALKAKVLDAGLTTAQLVSTAWASAASFRHTDKRGGANGARIRLEPQRNWEVNQPEQLATVLTTLEEIQREFNAAGGAQISLADLIVLAGSAAVEKAAREAGVEVTVPFHPGRTDASQEETDVESFAVMEPRADGFRNYLRPGEKTQPEVLLVDRAYMLNLTAPEMTVLVGGLRALGNNVGGASHGVLTDRPGVLTNDFFANLLSPGTRWRASESDEHVYEIRDLATDEVKWTATAVDLIFGSNSQLRALAEVYASQDAGAKFVTDFVSAWTKVMELDRFDLS; this is encoded by the coding sequence ATGAGCGACACCCAGGACAACGCCGCCGCCAGTGCACAGGGCGTGGACCAGAAGGCGGCGGCCGGCTGCCCGGTCGCGCACGACTCGGTGACCGCGCAGGGCAGCGAGAGCGAGAACCCGGCGATCGACTCGCCGAAGCCGAAGACCGGAGGGCGTCCGCGCACCAACCGGGACTGGTGGCCCAACCAGCTCGACCTCTCGGTCCTGCACGCCCACTCGGCCAAGGGCAACCCGCTGGGGGAGGACTTCAGCTACGCGAAGGAGTTCGCCAAGCTCGACGTCGAGGCTCTCAAGCGGGACATCACCACGGTCCTCACCACCTCGCAGGACTGGTGGCCGGCCGACTTCGGCCACTACGGCGGCCTGATGATCCGGATGAGCTGGCACGCCGCCGGCACCTACCGGATCGAGGACGGCCGCGGTGGCGCCGGCGACGGCGGGCAGCGGTTCGCGCCGCTCAACAGCTGGCCCGACAACGCCAACCTGGACAAGGCCCGCCGGCTGCTCTGGCCGGTCAAGCAGAAGTACGGCCAGCAGATCTCCTGGGCCGACCTGCTCGTGCTCGCCGGCAACGTCGCCCTGGAGTCGATGGGCTTCAAGACCTTCGGCTTCGGCTTCGGCCGGCAGGACGTCTGGGAGCCGGAGGAGATCTTCTGGGGCCCGGAGGACACCTGGCTCGGTGACGAGCGTTACGCCTCCGAGAGCGAGATGTCGGCCGGCGTCGGTGCGACCGAGATGGGCCTCATCTACGTCAACCCGGAGGGCCCCCGCGGCAACGCGGACCCGCTGGCGGCGGCGCACTTCATCCGGGAGACCTTCCGCCGGATGGCGATGAACGACGAGGAGACCGTCGCCCTCATCGCCGGTGGCCACACCTTCGGCAAGACCCACGGCGCCGGCATCGCCGACGACCACGTCGGCCCCGAGCCCGAGGGCGCCCCGCTGGAGGCCCAGGGCCTGGGCTGGCTGAGCACCCACGGCAGCGGCAAGGGCGGTGACACGATCACCAGCGGTCTGGAGGTGACCTGGACCGACCGGCCGACGCAGTGGAGCAACCGCTTCTTCGAGATCCTCTTCGGCTACGAGTGGGAGCTGACCACCAGCCCCGGCGGGGCGAAGCAGTGGGTCGCCAAGGACGCCGAGGCGATCATCCCGGACGCCCACGACCCGGCGAAGAAGCACAAGCCGACCATGCTCACCACCGACCTGTCGCTGCGCGTCGACCCGGCGTACGAGAAGATCTCGCGCCGCTTCCTGGAGCACCCGGACGAGTTCGCGCTGGCGTTTGCCAAGGCCTGGTACAAGCTGCTGCACCGGGACATGGGCCCGGTCAGCCGGTTCCTCGGGCCGTGGGTCGCCGAGCCCCAGTTGTGGCAGGACCCGGTGCCGGCCGTCGACCACGAGCTGGTGTCCGACGCCGACGTCGCCGCCCTCAAGGCGAAGGTCCTCGACGCCGGCCTGACCACCGCGCAGCTGGTCTCCACCGCGTGGGCCTCGGCCGCGAGCTTCCGGCACACCGACAAGCGCGGCGGCGCCAACGGCGCCCGGATCCGCCTCGAACCCCAGCGCAACTGGGAGGTCAACCAGCCCGAGCAGCTCGCGACGGTGCTGACGACCCTGGAGGAGATCCAGCGGGAGTTCAACGCTGCCGGTGGCGCACAGATCTCCCTCGCGGACCTGATCGTGCTGGCCGGTTCGGCGGCGGTCGAGAAGGCGGCCCGCGAAGCGGGCGTCGAGGTGACCGTGCCGTTCCACCCGGGGCGTACCGACGCCTCGCAGGAGGAGACGGACGTCGAGTCCTTCGCGGTGATGGAGCCGCGCGCCGACGGGTTCCGCAACTACCTGCGTCCGGGTGAGAAGACCCAGCCGGAGGTGCTGCTCGTCGACCGGGCGTACATGCTCAACCTGACCGCGCCGGAGATGACCGTCCTGGTAGGCGGACTGCGTGCCCTCGGCAACAACGTGGGTGGCGCGTCGCACGGTGTCCTCACCGACCGGCCCGGCGTGCTCACCAACGACTTCTTCGCCAACCTGCTCTCCCCGGGCACCCGGTGGCGGGCGTCGGAGTCCGACGAGCACGTCTACGAGATCCGGGACCTGGCCACCGACGAGGTGAAGTGGACCGCCACCGCGGTCGACCTGATCTTCGGTTCCAACTCCCAGCTGCGTGCCCTCGCCGAGGTCTACGCCAGCCAGGACGCGGGCGCCAAGTTCGTGACCGATTTCGTGTCGGCCTGGACCAAGGTCATGGAGCTGGACCGCTTCGACCTGTCCTGA
- a CDS encoding glycosyl hydrolase family 95 catalytic domain-containing protein encodes MSEVTRRNVLKAGAAGAGAALVPVAWSATAHADAAAPPQVLAANDLALWYDEGAGTDWLRALPIGNGRLGAMVFGNVDTERLQLNEDTVWAGGPYDSANTRGAANLAEIRRRVFADQWTSAQDLINQTMMGTPGGQLAYQTVGNLRLAFGSASGVSQYTRTLDLTTATVTTSYVLNGVRHQREVFASAPDQVIVVRLTADRANSITFSATFDSPQRTTVSSPDAATIGLDGISGSQEGVNGSVRFLALANAAATGGTVSSSGGTLRVSGATSVTILISIGSSYVNYRTVNGDYQGIARTRLNAAKSVAIEQLRSRHLADYQALFNRVSINLGRTAAADQTTDVRIAQHASTNDPQFAALLFQFGRYLLISSSRPGTQPANLQGIWNDSLSPSWDSKYTINANLPMNYWPADTTNLSECFSPVFDMVKDLTVTGARVAQAQYGAGGWVTHHNTDAWRGASVVDGALWGMWQTGGAWLGTLIWDHYLFTGDLGFLQANYPALKGAAQFFLDTLVAHPSLGYLVTNPSNSPELPHHANASVCAGPTMDNQILRDLFDAAARASETLGVDTTFRSQVRTAKDRLPPSRVGSRGNVQEWLADWVETERNHRHVSHLYGLHPSNQITKRGTPALYEAARKTLELRGDDGTGWSLAWKINFWARLEDGARAHKLLRDLVRTDRLAPNMFDLHPPFQIDGNFGATSGIAEMLLHSHTGELNVLPALPSAWPTGQVAGLRGRGGYTIGVAWSNGQADEIGIRADRDGTLRLRSRLFTGSFTLADVTDGSAPTTTRPETDVVQFAVRAGHTYRAARPGVTPTPTLTATPTPTPTSTPTATPTPVPTTPTPTPTTPAPTTSSPAPSGARATYAVTGSWSGGFQAEVTVTAGATAIRGWTVSWTFTNGQTISQIWGGSHTQSGANVTVKNVDYNGALAAGASTTFGFIGTVGGTNNAPTNLTCTTS; translated from the coding sequence ATGTCTGAAGTGACCCGAAGGAACGTCCTCAAGGCCGGGGCGGCGGGGGCCGGTGCCGCGCTGGTGCCGGTCGCCTGGAGCGCGACCGCCCACGCCGACGCGGCGGCGCCACCGCAGGTGCTGGCCGCGAACGACCTGGCCCTGTGGTACGACGAGGGGGCCGGCACCGACTGGCTCCGCGCCCTGCCGATCGGCAACGGCCGGCTCGGCGCGATGGTGTTCGGCAACGTCGACACCGAACGGCTCCAGCTCAACGAGGACACCGTCTGGGCCGGCGGCCCGTACGACTCGGCAAACACCCGGGGCGCGGCCAACCTGGCCGAGATCCGGCGGCGGGTCTTCGCCGACCAGTGGACCTCGGCGCAGGACCTGATCAACCAGACCATGATGGGCACCCCGGGAGGTCAGCTCGCCTACCAGACGGTGGGCAATCTCCGGCTCGCCTTCGGCTCGGCCAGCGGGGTGTCGCAGTACACCCGGACCCTGGACCTCACCACCGCCACGGTCACCACGAGCTACGTACTGAACGGCGTACGGCACCAGCGGGAGGTCTTCGCCAGCGCGCCCGACCAGGTGATCGTGGTCCGGTTGACCGCCGACCGGGCCAACTCGATCACGTTCTCCGCCACCTTCGACAGCCCGCAGCGCACCACCGTGTCGAGCCCGGACGCCGCCACCATCGGGCTGGACGGCATCTCCGGTAGCCAGGAGGGGGTCAACGGCTCGGTGCGGTTCCTGGCCCTGGCCAACGCCGCCGCGACCGGGGGCACGGTCAGCAGTTCCGGCGGCACGCTGCGGGTGTCCGGGGCCACCAGTGTGACCATCCTGATCTCCATCGGCTCCAGCTACGTCAACTACCGCACCGTCAACGGCGACTACCAGGGCATCGCCCGGACCCGGCTCAACGCCGCCAAGAGCGTTGCCATCGAGCAGTTGCGCAGCCGGCATCTCGCCGACTACCAGGCGCTGTTCAACCGGGTGAGCATCAACCTGGGGCGTACGGCCGCGGCCGACCAGACGACCGACGTACGGATCGCGCAGCACGCGAGCACCAACGACCCGCAGTTCGCCGCGCTGCTGTTCCAGTTCGGGCGGTACCTGCTGATCTCCTCCTCGCGGCCGGGCACCCAGCCGGCCAACCTCCAGGGCATCTGGAACGACTCGTTGTCGCCCTCCTGGGACTCGAAGTACACCATCAACGCCAACCTGCCGATGAACTACTGGCCGGCCGACACGACGAACCTGTCGGAGTGCTTCTCGCCGGTCTTCGACATGGTCAAGGACCTGACGGTGACCGGGGCGCGGGTCGCCCAGGCGCAGTACGGCGCCGGTGGCTGGGTCACCCACCACAACACCGACGCCTGGCGGGGCGCGTCGGTGGTCGACGGGGCGCTGTGGGGCATGTGGCAGACCGGTGGGGCCTGGCTGGGCACCCTGATCTGGGACCACTACCTGTTCACCGGCGACCTGGGCTTCCTCCAGGCCAACTACCCGGCCCTCAAGGGCGCCGCCCAGTTCTTCCTCGACACGTTGGTCGCCCACCCGTCGCTGGGCTACCTGGTGACGAACCCGTCGAACTCGCCGGAGCTGCCGCACCACGCGAACGCCAGCGTCTGCGCCGGCCCGACGATGGACAACCAGATCCTGCGGGACCTGTTCGACGCCGCGGCCCGGGCCAGCGAGACGCTCGGGGTGGACACCACCTTCCGGTCGCAGGTACGCACCGCCAAGGACCGGCTGCCCCCGAGCCGCGTCGGTTCGCGCGGCAACGTCCAGGAGTGGCTTGCCGACTGGGTCGAGACCGAGCGGAACCACAGGCACGTCTCCCACCTGTACGGCCTGCACCCCAGCAACCAGATCACCAAGCGGGGCACCCCGGCGCTGTACGAGGCCGCCCGCAAGACCCTGGAGCTGCGGGGCGACGACGGCACCGGCTGGTCCCTCGCCTGGAAGATCAACTTCTGGGCCCGGCTGGAGGACGGCGCCCGCGCCCACAAGCTCCTGCGCGACCTGGTACGCACCGACCGGCTCGCGCCGAACATGTTCGACCTGCACCCGCCGTTCCAGATCGACGGCAACTTCGGCGCCACCTCCGGCATCGCCGAGATGCTGCTGCACAGCCACACCGGCGAGTTGAACGTGCTGCCCGCGCTGCCGAGCGCCTGGCCCACCGGCCAGGTCGCCGGCCTGCGGGGGCGCGGCGGCTACACCATCGGCGTGGCCTGGAGCAACGGTCAGGCCGACGAGATCGGGATCCGTGCCGACCGCGACGGCACGCTGCGGCTGCGGTCCCGGCTGTTCACCGGCAGCTTCACCCTGGCCGACGTCACCGACGGCAGCGCACCGACCACCACCCGACCGGAGACCGACGTCGTCCAGTTCGCCGTCCGCGCCGGTCACACCTACCGGGCGGCCCGCCCCGGCGTCACGCCGACCCCGACCCTGACCGCCACTCCCACCCCCACTCCCACGTCCACCCCCACCGCCACGCCCACCCCCGTCCCCACGACGCCGACCCCGACGCCGACGACCCCGGCCCCGACCACCAGCTCCCCCGCGCCCTCGGGCGCCCGGGCGACGTACGCGGTGACGGGTTCGTGGTCGGGTGGTTTCCAGGCCGAGGTCACCGTGACCGCCGGCGCGACCGCGATCCGCGGCTGGACGGTGTCCTGGACGTTCACCAACGGTCAGACCATCAGCCAGATCTGGGGTGGCTCGCACACCCAGAGCGGCGCGAACGTGACGGTGAAGAACGTCGACTACAACGGGGCGCTGGCAGCCGGCGCCTCCACCACCTTCGGCTTCATCGGCACCGTGGGCGGCACCAACAACGCGCCGACGAACCTCACCTGCACGACGAGCTGA
- a CDS encoding acyl-CoA-like ligand-binding transcription factor: MSGLRERKKAETRAALSWAAIRLTVTRGFDNVLVEEIAQAAGVSPRTFNNYFSSKAEAIAFRHLDRSRRVAEALRRRPADEPLWAALTEATLTRFAPGPEVAQAPPSPHAEWVDGLAVMLAEPALQGEMLRASAIAEADLAAAVAERTGTDPERDLYPQLVAASVIAAVNAAIRHFLRADPPVAMERLLPDALTQLAAGLPASTPPAPTPPAPTPPAPTPPAPTPR; this comes from the coding sequence ATGAGCGGGCTACGCGAGCGCAAGAAGGCGGAGACCCGGGCGGCGTTGAGTTGGGCGGCCATCCGGTTGACGGTGACCCGGGGTTTCGACAACGTCCTGGTAGAGGAGATCGCCCAGGCCGCGGGCGTGTCCCCGCGCACGTTCAACAACTACTTCTCCAGCAAGGCCGAGGCGATCGCCTTCCGGCACCTCGACCGCAGTCGGCGGGTGGCCGAGGCCCTGCGCCGACGGCCGGCCGACGAACCACTCTGGGCGGCGCTGACCGAGGCGACGCTGACCCGGTTCGCCCCCGGCCCCGAGGTCGCGCAGGCGCCGCCGAGCCCGCACGCAGAGTGGGTCGACGGGCTCGCGGTGATGCTGGCCGAGCCGGCGTTGCAGGGTGAGATGCTTCGCGCGAGCGCGATCGCCGAGGCCGACCTGGCCGCAGCCGTCGCCGAACGCACCGGCACCGACCCTGAGCGCGATCTGTATCCCCAGCTAGTGGCGGCCAGCGTGATCGCGGCCGTGAACGCGGCGATCCGGCACTTCCTCCGCGCCGATCCGCCCGTGGCGATGGAGCGGTTGCTCCCCGACGCGCTGACCCAACTCGCGGCCGGTCTGCCGGCCTCCACACCGCCGGCCCCCACACCGCCGGCCCCCACACCGCCGGCCCCCACACCGCCGGCCCCCACACCGCGCTGA
- a CDS encoding SGNH/GDSL hydrolase family protein — protein sequence MPRPRLPLLRAATRTVALVAATAGVLLAVAAPAHAAVPAGRYVALGDSYTSGPLIPTQVDLNCLRSNRNYPSLVAASAGSASFADVSCSGATTDDIRFGGSGSLGGALPPQLNAVTPNTALVTVQIGGNDIGFSSIISDCAQASFSSPLGSPCKNRYTAGGTDQLQARITATAPKVTAVLQAVRQAAPGARIVVLGYPAIVPDSGYGCWPVVPIAYQDVPYLRSVAKSLNAMLANTAAANGAGYADVYTPSIGRDTCKSSGTRWVEGLVPENAAAPFHPNARGEQGMATALLATLNN from the coding sequence ATGCCCCGTCCCCGCCTGCCGCTGCTGCGAGCCGCCACCCGGACGGTCGCGCTCGTCGCGGCCACCGCCGGTGTGCTGCTCGCCGTCGCCGCACCTGCCCACGCCGCCGTCCCCGCCGGACGCTACGTCGCGCTCGGCGACTCGTACACCTCAGGTCCGCTGATCCCCACCCAGGTCGACCTGAACTGCCTGCGCTCCAACCGCAACTACCCCTCGCTGGTCGCCGCCTCCGCCGGTTCGGCGTCGTTCGCCGACGTGAGCTGCTCCGGGGCCACCACCGACGACATCCGGTTCGGTGGCAGCGGCTCCCTGGGCGGCGCGCTGCCGCCGCAGCTCAACGCCGTCACCCCGAACACGGCGCTGGTGACGGTGCAGATCGGCGGCAACGACATCGGCTTCTCCAGCATCATCAGCGACTGCGCGCAGGCGAGCTTCAGCAGCCCGCTGGGATCGCCGTGCAAGAACCGGTACACCGCCGGCGGCACCGACCAGTTGCAGGCCAGGATCACCGCCACCGCGCCGAAGGTGACCGCCGTGCTCCAGGCGGTCCGCCAGGCCGCGCCCGGCGCGCGGATCGTGGTGCTCGGTTACCCGGCGATCGTGCCGGACTCCGGGTACGGCTGCTGGCCGGTGGTCCCGATCGCCTACCAGGACGTGCCGTACCTGCGGAGCGTCGCCAAGTCGCTCAACGCGATGCTGGCCAACACCGCCGCCGCGAACGGTGCCGGCTACGCGGACGTCTACACCCCGTCGATCGGGCGCGACACCTGCAAGAGCAGCGGTACCCGGTGGGTGGAGGGTCTGGTGCCGGAGAACGCGGCGGCACCCTTCCACCCGAACGCCCGTGGCGAACAGGGCATGGCCACCGCCCTGCTCGCCACGCTGAACAACTGA
- a CDS encoding glycoside hydrolase family 43 protein: MPAGPSYRNPVVPGFHPDPSVCRVGADYYLVCSSFEYFPGVPLLHSRDLVNWRQIGNVLDRPDQLDLPSDTVASGGVFAPTLRHHDGRFWLITTDVSRGRHLIVTAPAPTGPWSAPVYLDLPHVDPSLAWDDDGDCWLTTSGVDAYRIDPDKGEVLEGPIRLWSGTGGQYPEAPHLYRIDDWWYLLLSEGGTHTGHAVSVARSRSPRGPFTPAPANPILTHRGSDLPVQATGHADLVQAVDGSWWLVLLGIRARGQWPPYHVLGRETFLAPVRWVDGWPVVDPVRELTAAPAGSAPAGAAPADPGAYHDDFDTTVLAPEWISPRGRPDDSWSLTARPGWLTLHATGTTLDLAGATIVALRQRHHDCRTSIRVDPGGGTAGLTVRIDEAHHYDLEVVAGTVRVVGRVGPFRQVFASRAVPDGPLVLTIATRTHDIFPPTVTSAAELAAGTAPRGVRAAGCDMITFEVAGPAGPVVLAELDGRYLSTEVAAGFTGRVIGMYVTEGSAAFDWFGYRPVTAPPD; encoded by the coding sequence GTGCCCGCCGGACCGTCCTACCGCAATCCGGTCGTCCCCGGTTTCCATCCCGACCCGAGTGTCTGCCGGGTGGGTGCGGACTACTACCTCGTCTGCTCCAGCTTCGAGTACTTTCCCGGCGTACCCCTGTTGCACAGCCGTGACCTGGTCAACTGGCGGCAGATCGGCAACGTCCTCGACCGACCCGACCAACTGGATCTGCCCTCGGACACCGTGGCGTCCGGGGGCGTCTTCGCGCCTACCCTGCGCCACCACGACGGCCGGTTCTGGCTGATCACCACCGACGTCAGCCGGGGCCGGCACCTCATCGTCACCGCACCGGCACCCACCGGCCCGTGGTCGGCGCCGGTCTATCTCGACCTGCCCCACGTCGACCCCTCGCTGGCCTGGGACGACGACGGCGACTGCTGGCTGACCACCTCCGGGGTGGACGCCTACCGGATCGACCCGGACAAGGGGGAGGTGCTGGAGGGCCCGATCCGGCTGTGGTCGGGTACCGGCGGTCAGTACCCCGAGGCACCGCACCTCTACCGGATCGACGACTGGTGGTACCTGCTGCTCTCCGAGGGTGGCACGCACACCGGCCACGCCGTCTCCGTGGCCCGGTCGCGCAGCCCGCGCGGCCCGTTCACGCCCGCCCCGGCCAACCCGATCCTCACCCATCGGGGCAGCGACCTGCCCGTGCAGGCCACCGGGCACGCCGACCTGGTCCAAGCGGTCGACGGCAGTTGGTGGCTGGTGCTGCTCGGCATCCGGGCCAGGGGGCAGTGGCCGCCCTACCACGTCCTCGGCCGCGAGACCTTCCTCGCCCCGGTGCGCTGGGTCGACGGTTGGCCGGTCGTCGACCCGGTCCGGGAGCTCACCGCCGCGCCCGCCGGCAGCGCCCCGGCCGGTGCCGCCCCGGCCGACCCCGGTGCCTACCACGACGACTTCGACACGACGGTCCTGGCACCCGAGTGGATCTCGCCGCGCGGTCGACCCGACGATTCCTGGTCGCTGACCGCCCGGCCGGGCTGGCTCACCCTGCACGCCACGGGCACGACCCTCGACCTCGCCGGCGCGACGATCGTGGCGCTGCGGCAGCGGCACCACGACTGCCGGACCAGCATCCGGGTGGACCCGGGCGGCGGCACCGCCGGGCTCACCGTCCGGATCGACGAGGCGCACCACTACGACCTGGAGGTGGTGGCCGGCACGGTCCGGGTCGTCGGCCGGGTCGGGCCGTTCCGGCAGGTCTTCGCCTCCCGCGCCGTGCCGGACGGCCCGCTGGTCCTGACGATCGCCACCCGCACCCACGACATCTTTCCGCCGACCGTGACCTCCGCCGCCGAGTTGGCAGCCGGGACCGCACCCCGGGGGGTACGCGCCGCCGGCTGCGACATGATCACGTTCGAGGTGGCCGGCCCGGCCGGCCCCGTAGTGCTGGCCGAACTCGACGGGCGCTACCTCTCCACCGAGGTCGCCGCAGGCTTCACCGGCCGGGTCATCGGCATGTACGTCACCGAGGGCAGTGCCGCGTTCGACTGGTTCGGCTATCGACCGGTGACCGCTCCACCGGACTGA
- a CDS encoding Fur family transcriptional regulator, with translation MTADLEAQLRAVSLRVTRPRLAVLAALRDHPHVDTDTVIALVRAGLPAVSHQAVYDVLRALTEAGLVRRIQPGRSPARYETRVGDNHHHVVCRSCGAIADVDCAVGHVPCLTASDDHGFVVDEAEVVYWGTCPDCATDRTSQ, from the coding sequence ATGACGGCCGACCTCGAGGCGCAACTGCGGGCGGTCTCGCTGCGCGTCACGCGGCCCCGACTGGCCGTGCTCGCCGCGCTGCGTGACCACCCGCACGTCGACACCGACACGGTGATCGCGCTGGTCCGGGCGGGCCTTCCCGCGGTCTCCCACCAGGCGGTCTACGACGTGCTGCGGGCGCTCACCGAGGCCGGCCTGGTGCGGCGCATCCAGCCGGGCCGGTCGCCCGCCCGCTACGAGACGCGGGTCGGGGACAACCACCACCACGTCGTGTGCCGCTCCTGCGGTGCGATAGCCGACGTCGACTGCGCCGTCGGCCATGTTCCCTGTCTCACCGCCTCGGACGACCACGGTTTCGTGGTCGACGAGGCGGAGGTCGTCTACTGGGGCACCTGCCCCGACTGTGCGACCGACCGCACCTCCCAGTGA
- a CDS encoding cellulose binding domain-containing protein, which translates to MRRPTTRGRRLLTALATGLLVVAGPAVVLRTTPALALDNGVARTPPMGWNSWNTFGCNINETLIRQMTDAMVSSGMKDAGYQYVVVDDCWMNPNRDSAGNLQGDPSRFPSGMKALGDYIHARGLKFGLYQAPLDKTCAQYFNSYPGATGSQGHEAQDARQFAAWGVDYLKYDWCSPSGTIDQQVTTFAKMRDGLAAAGRPIVLSINSNSIHSKTGPQRNWGDVSNMWRTTEDITNTWNSGQTNGYPMGIQNIVDVTVPLAARAKPGAFNDMDMMEVGRGGMTDTEMRSHFALWAILASPLIAGNDLRNMNAATQTILKNANLVGISQDPLALQASQVSFDGTRRVLAKRLANGDVAVALFNQGTAATTISTTAAAIGLSGASFTLRDAWSNTTSTTSGAISASVPGHGTVVYRVSGATSTPTPTTTPPTPTPTPTTPAPTTPPPTTPPPTAGPCQVTYAISSQWPDGFQAEVTVRNTGSTAINGWNLRWSFANGQQVNQAWGATYTQSGAQVTVTNAGWNGTIAAGASANFGFISSWSGGNAKPTAFTLNGQECSVA; encoded by the coding sequence ATGAGAAGACCAACTACCCGCGGGCGTCGCCTGCTGACCGCCCTGGCGACCGGGCTCCTGGTGGTGGCGGGCCCGGCGGTGGTGCTGCGGACCACCCCGGCGCTGGCCCTCGACAACGGGGTGGCCCGCACCCCGCCGATGGGTTGGAACAGCTGGAACACCTTCGGCTGCAACATCAACGAGACGCTCATCCGGCAGATGACCGACGCGATGGTCAGCTCCGGCATGAAGGACGCCGGCTACCAGTACGTCGTCGTCGACGACTGCTGGATGAACCCGAACCGTGACTCGGCCGGAAACCTGCAGGGCGACCCGAGCCGCTTCCCGTCGGGCATGAAGGCGCTGGGTGACTACATCCACGCCCGGGGGCTGAAGTTCGGCCTCTACCAGGCACCGCTGGACAAGACCTGCGCGCAGTACTTCAACAGCTATCCCGGCGCCACCGGTTCCCAGGGACACGAGGCGCAGGACGCCCGCCAGTTCGCCGCCTGGGGCGTCGACTACCTCAAGTACGACTGGTGCTCCCCCAGCGGCACCATCGACCAGCAGGTCACCACGTTCGCCAAGATGCGCGACGGGCTGGCCGCCGCCGGTCGCCCGATCGTGCTGAGCATCAACTCGAACAGCATCCACTCCAAGACCGGGCCGCAGCGCAACTGGGGCGACGTGTCCAACATGTGGCGCACCACCGAGGACATCACCAACACCTGGAACAGCGGCCAGACCAACGGCTACCCGATGGGCATCCAGAACATCGTCGACGTCACCGTCCCGCTCGCCGCGCGGGCCAAGCCCGGCGCGTTCAACGACATGGACATGATGGAGGTCGGCCGCGGCGGCATGACCGACACCGAGATGCGTAGCCACTTCGCGCTCTGGGCCATCCTGGCCTCGCCGCTGATCGCCGGCAACGACCTGCGCAACATGAACGCGGCGACCCAGACCATCCTCAAGAACGCCAACCTCGTCGGGATCAGCCAGGACCCGCTCGCTCTCCAGGCCAGCCAGGTCTCGTTCGACGGCACCCGCCGGGTGCTGGCCAAGCGGCTGGCCAACGGGGACGTCGCGGTCGCCCTGTTCAACCAGGGAACGGCCGCCACCACGATCAGCACCACCGCCGCCGCCATCGGGTTGTCGGGCGCGTCGTTCACCCTGCGCGACGCGTGGAGCAACACGACAAGCACCACCTCCGGCGCCATCTCGGCAAGCGTGCCGGGCCACGGCACGGTCGTCTACCGGGTCAGCGGCGCGACCAGCACCCCCACCCCGACCACCACCCCACCGACCCCCACCCCCACGCCGACCACTCCGGCCCCGACCACCCCGCCGCCGACCACCCCGCCGCCGACCGCCGGCCCCTGCCAGGTCACGTACGCGATCAGCAGCCAGTGGCCGGACGGGTTCCAGGCCGAGGTGACGGTCCGCAACACCGGTAGCACGGCGATCAACGGGTGGAACCTGCGGTGGTCGTTCGCCAACGGCCAGCAGGTCAACCAGGCATGGGGCGCCACCTACACGCAGAGCGGCGCGCAGGTCACCGTCACGAACGCCGGCTGGAACGGCACCATCGCTGCCGGGGCCAGCGCGAACTTCGGTTTCATCTCCAGCTGGTCCGGCGGCAACGCCAAGCCGACCGCGTTCACCCTCAACGGCCAGGAGTGCAGCGTGGCCTGA